One Nitrospira sp. DNA window includes the following coding sequences:
- a CDS encoding Holliday junction ATP-dependent DNA helicase RuvB, whose amino-acid sequence MSDRTVTNQLTDEERGIEAALRPQSLRDYVGQSRMKEALEICIEAAKRRGEALDHAIFYGPPGLGKTTIAHIIAHEMGSAIRSTSGLVLSHAGDLAAILTNLQEGDVLFIDEIHRLPASVEEALYPAMEDYQLDLVVGQGASTRTVKLELPRFTLVGATTRAGALTSPLRDRFGLVHRLEFYSAEELTAIVTRSAGLLSIPIDAAGAAEIARRARGTPRIVNRLIKRIRDYAEIKAAGRITQQVAQDALVWLAVDAAGLDEMDRKILLTVIEKFNGGPVGIESLAAAVQEDRGTLEDVYEPYLIQAGFLERTGRGRQATRLAFEHFKRPKDLFSLSDETAPITTP is encoded by the coding sequence ATGTCAGATCGCACCGTGACCAATCAATTGACCGACGAGGAACGTGGAATCGAAGCGGCGCTCCGTCCGCAGAGTTTGCGGGACTATGTCGGGCAGTCCCGCATGAAGGAAGCGTTGGAGATTTGCATCGAGGCGGCCAAACGTCGCGGTGAGGCGCTGGACCATGCGATTTTTTATGGACCACCGGGGTTGGGCAAAACGACGATCGCCCACATCATTGCGCACGAGATGGGATCGGCGATTCGTTCGACTTCCGGGCTGGTCCTGAGTCACGCCGGCGATCTCGCCGCCATCCTGACCAATCTGCAGGAAGGGGACGTCTTATTTATCGATGAAATTCACCGCCTGCCTGCGTCGGTGGAAGAAGCGCTCTATCCGGCGATGGAAGACTATCAACTGGACTTGGTCGTCGGTCAGGGGGCTTCCACTAGGACGGTCAAGCTGGAGTTGCCGCGGTTCACCCTCGTCGGGGCCACGACGAGGGCCGGGGCCTTGACCTCGCCGCTGCGGGATCGGTTCGGGTTGGTGCACCGGCTGGAATTCTATTCTGCCGAAGAATTGACGGCCATCGTCACGCGATCGGCGGGGCTGCTGTCCATTCCGATCGATGCGGCCGGCGCAGCGGAAATCGCCCGTCGGGCCCGCGGCACGCCCCGCATCGTAAACCGGCTCATCAAGCGGATCAGAGACTATGCCGAGATCAAGGCGGCAGGGCGCATTACGCAACAGGTCGCTCAGGATGCATTGGTGTGGCTGGCGGTCGATGCCGCCGGTCTGGACGAAATGGACCGCAAGATCCTGCTGACGGTGATCGAGAAATTCAACGGCGGACCGGTGGGAATCGAGTCCTTGGCTGCGGCTGTGCAGGAGGATCGAGGGACCTTGGAAGATGTCTACGAGCCCTATCTGATCCAGGCAGGCTTTCTGGAGCGGACCGGTCGCGGTCGGCAGGCCACCAGACTGGCCTTCGAACATTTCAAACGACCAAAAGATCTCTTCTCCCTCTCCGATGAGACCGCGCCCATCACAACCCCTTGA
- a CDS encoding Biosynthetic Aromatic amino acid aminotransferase beta, translating to MPLKVHPDIASLVPYVPGKPIEELQRELGLPRAVKLASNENPIGPSPKALAALAETVPTLHRYPDGGAFRLRGALAERWKVTPDQIILGNGSDELIGLLARTFLSPGDEAVMAQQTFVIYKMEVTAAHGVAVEIPQKNWHHDLPAMAAAITDKTRLLFICNPNNPTGTMATKAEVEALMALVPDHVVVVFDEAYYEYVRHPEFPESIGYVKAGRQAIVLRTFSKIYGLAGLRIGYGITTPDITNYLNRLRPPFNANSLAQRAALAALDDEAHVAASRTLNHAEMDRVRAGLRQLGFAALPSETNFLYFDVGRDGREVFDALLREGIIVRHIEGRMLRVTIGLPEENQLFLSALGNVMRALR from the coding sequence ATGCCGTTGAAGGTGCATCCCGATATCGCCTCCCTTGTTCCCTACGTGCCTGGAAAGCCCATCGAGGAGCTGCAGCGGGAATTGGGCCTGCCGCGCGCGGTCAAGCTGGCGTCCAATGAAAATCCGATCGGCCCTTCCCCGAAGGCCCTTGCCGCGCTGGCTGAGACTGTTCCGACCCTGCACCGGTATCCGGACGGCGGGGCGTTTCGCCTGCGCGGGGCGCTGGCCGAACGGTGGAAAGTCACGCCCGATCAGATCATTCTCGGGAACGGTTCGGACGAACTCATCGGGCTGCTCGCACGGACCTTCCTGTCGCCGGGGGATGAGGCCGTGATGGCCCAACAGACCTTCGTCATCTACAAGATGGAGGTGACGGCGGCGCACGGCGTGGCGGTCGAGATCCCGCAGAAGAACTGGCACCATGACTTGCCTGCGATGGCGGCGGCGATCACCGACAAGACGCGGCTGCTCTTCATTTGTAATCCGAACAATCCGACCGGCACGATGGCGACCAAGGCGGAGGTGGAGGCCTTGATGGCGCTGGTTCCCGACCACGTCGTGGTGGTGTTCGACGAGGCCTATTACGAGTATGTCCGGCACCCGGAGTTTCCGGAATCGATCGGGTATGTGAAGGCCGGCCGCCAGGCTATCGTGTTGCGGACCTTCTCGAAGATTTATGGGTTGGCGGGGCTCCGCATCGGCTACGGCATCACGACGCCGGACATCACGAATTATCTGAATCGACTCCGCCCGCCCTTCAATGCGAACAGTCTGGCGCAACGCGCCGCGCTCGCGGCATTGGACGATGAGGCGCATGTGGCGGCCAGCCGGACCCTCAACCATGCGGAAATGGACAGGGTGCGGGCGGGCTTGCGGCAGTTGGGGTTTGCGGCCTTGCCCAGCGAAACGAATTTTCTCTATTTCGATGTCGGAAGGGACGGGCGTGAGGTCTTCGACGCCCTCTTGCGGGAAGGCATCATCGTGCGACACATCGAGGGCCGGATGTTGCGGGTGACCATAGGCCTTCCGGAAGAAAATCAATTGTTCCTGAGCGCGCTCGGCAACGTGATGCGCGCGTTGCGATAA
- a CDS encoding Chorismate mutase I / Prephenate dehydratase yields the protein MAEELREHRQEIDRIDDQILRLLNERSKSVIEIGKLKKLKDAEAHLHTPAREAAIFERLSRQNTGPFPTEAIKAVYREIMSASLSLEGPQKVAYLGPRATFTHMACMQKFGSSAQYIPVGSIKDVFSEVERGRAHFGVVPIENTTEGVVNYTLDMFIDSTLLIYGEVLQEVAHHLMSNSGETGDIKRIYSHPHAIAQCRNWLETNLPHVPVSEVASTARAAELCVDDPSAAAIASELAAQLYGLKVITARIEDNINNFTRFLVLSQKAPERTGRDKTSLMLSIKDKVGALYDLLRPFASHGLNMTKIESRPSRRKAWEYIFFVDIEGHIDEERVKKAAEEVKSRCLFMKILGSYPAHS from the coding sequence ATGGCGGAAGAGCTGCGAGAACATCGGCAGGAAATCGATCGCATCGATGACCAGATCCTGCGCCTGCTGAACGAGCGCTCGAAGTCCGTCATCGAAATCGGTAAACTGAAAAAGTTAAAGGATGCCGAGGCGCATCTGCACACGCCGGCCCGTGAGGCGGCGATCTTCGAACGGCTCAGCCGGCAAAACACCGGGCCCTTTCCCACTGAAGCCATCAAGGCGGTCTATCGGGAAATCATGTCGGCCTCTCTTTCCCTGGAGGGGCCTCAGAAAGTGGCCTATCTGGGGCCGCGGGCCACATTCACCCACATGGCTTGCATGCAGAAGTTCGGCTCATCCGCCCAGTACATTCCGGTCGGCAGCATCAAGGATGTCTTCAGTGAAGTGGAGCGGGGCCGCGCCCATTTCGGAGTCGTCCCGATCGAAAACACCACCGAAGGGGTGGTGAATTACACGCTCGATATGTTCATCGACTCAACCCTGTTGATTTATGGAGAGGTGCTGCAGGAAGTGGCGCACCATCTGATGTCGAACAGCGGGGAAACGGGGGACATCAAGCGGATTTATTCGCATCCCCACGCCATCGCCCAATGTCGCAATTGGCTGGAAACGAATCTGCCCCACGTGCCGGTGTCGGAAGTGGCCAGCACGGCGCGGGCCGCTGAACTCTGTGTCGATGATCCGTCGGCTGCCGCGATCGCGTCGGAGTTGGCCGCCCAGCTATACGGGCTGAAGGTGATCACGGCCAGAATCGAGGACAACATCAACAACTTCACTCGCTTCCTCGTGCTGTCGCAGAAAGCGCCGGAACGGACGGGGCGCGATAAGACCTCGTTGATGTTGTCGATCAAGGATAAGGTGGGCGCGCTCTACGACCTGCTGCGGCCGTTTGCCTCCCACGGCCTCAACATGACCAAGATCGAATCGCGTCCCTCCCGCCGGAAGGCCTGGGAATATATTTTCTTCGTGGACATCGAGGGGCACATCGACGAAGAGCGGGTCAAGAAGGCGGCCGAAGAAGTGAAGAGCCGCTGTCTGTTCATGAAAATTCTCGGCTCGTACCCCGCCCATTCGTGA
- a CDS encoding 2-keto-3-deoxy-D-arabino-heptulosonate-7-phosphate synthase I beta translates to MIIVLKPDASEREVDHIIDRLRELGLKSHISTGQERTIIGVIGDDRILHNQPLTALPGVESVLPILAPWKLVSREFKKENTIIDVNGVKIGDTKITIMAGPCAVERLELTVGIAHEVKSAGATVLRGGAYKPRTSPYSFQGLGREGLDYLVEAKKQTGLPVVSEILDTRDIELFLEKADIIQIGARNMQNFELLKEVGAYDKPVLLKRGLSATIKEFLLSAEYIMSRGNRNVMLCERGIRTFETQYRNTLDLAAVPTLKDLSHLPVIVDPSHATGKWDLVAPMSRAAIAAGADGLLIEVHSNPECALCDGEESIRPSKFKELMGDLRRIAAAVDRTI, encoded by the coding sequence ATGATCATTGTCTTGAAACCAGACGCGTCGGAGCGGGAGGTCGATCATATCATCGATCGGCTTCGCGAACTGGGATTGAAGTCGCACATTTCGACCGGACAGGAGCGGACCATCATCGGGGTGATCGGAGACGATCGCATCCTGCACAATCAGCCGTTGACCGCCTTGCCTGGTGTGGAGAGCGTGCTCCCGATCCTGGCTCCCTGGAAACTGGTCAGCCGGGAGTTCAAGAAAGAAAATACGATCATCGATGTGAACGGGGTCAAGATCGGCGACACGAAAATCACGATCATGGCGGGACCCTGTGCGGTCGAACGGTTGGAACTCACCGTAGGCATCGCCCATGAAGTGAAGTCGGCCGGCGCTACCGTGCTCCGTGGCGGCGCTTATAAGCCGCGGACCTCTCCTTATTCCTTTCAGGGACTGGGAAGAGAAGGGCTGGATTACTTGGTGGAGGCGAAAAAACAGACCGGCCTGCCGGTGGTGAGCGAAATTTTAGATACGCGCGACATCGAGCTGTTTCTGGAGAAGGCCGACATCATCCAGATCGGCGCCCGCAACATGCAGAACTTCGAGTTGCTCAAAGAGGTCGGGGCCTATGACAAGCCGGTGTTGTTGAAGCGGGGGCTCTCGGCCACGATCAAGGAATTTCTCCTCTCGGCGGAATACATCATGTCGCGCGGCAATCGGAATGTCATGTTGTGCGAGCGCGGCATTCGCACCTTTGAAACGCAATATCGGAATACGTTGGATCTGGCGGCCGTGCCGACCCTCAAGGACCTCTCGCACCTGCCGGTCATCGTCGATCCCAGCCATGCGACCGGCAAGTGGGATCTGGTGGCCCCCATGTCCAGGGCGGCGATCGCGGCCGGCGCCGACGGACTCCTGATCGAAGTGCATTCCAATCCCGAATGCGCATTGTGTGACGGCGAGGAGTCTATTCGGCCGTC